Proteins from a genomic interval of Chitinophagales bacterium:
- a CDS encoding gliding motility-associated C-terminal domain-containing protein: MKKSIVFTFLTTVLALTCLYENAYATHNQAGQIEYVHAPLPGQSFRYCFTIITYSRNEATSADRDTLLVNFGDGTSGGAPRTNGSGVPIPGTSVKFNRYEICHTYGGPFTYIVTMQDPNRIADIININFGESVEIPFFLQDTLIIRDPSIFGFNDSPLLFQPPIDTANVGYTFVHNPNAYDPDGDSLVFKLIPPLANINTDVPGYQYPDEINNNPPTGTNSISLNPNTGEFIWTTPQVPGVYNIAFLICEFRNGIFIGNMIRDMQVVVVDSNNSPPQIAEVNDTCVIIGEHLIINVRATDTDIPSQSVKFQAFGGPFEVEVPLAEFIVYDDGPGFALGNFNWQTDCSHIFSQKYTVVFRAEDSFSPPLVDLETWQITLAPPPTPNVTSEIVGRDIQINWESHNCADSEKFRGYTVWRKAGCDSMDIDRCKLGLGGLGYTLLTPDPIKNLFFVDDSAIRGVNYSYRIVAEFADAFTNSNPPTPFNIISSMASDNTCIELPQNAPVMTNADVETTDPDNGQINVAWSKPKAAALDTVVNTGPYVYELYRSVGFEGNNPALIGTWTAQTFSEANDTTFLDEGLNTIQNAYSYTVKFYTAGELLAETAIASTVYLGTSPDDNAVNLTWSFNVPWINYEYNIFREQPDGSFIQIGISEEEAFTDEDLINGKEYCYYIQAIGTYGSDGIVDPLLNRSQITCEIPRDMIPPCPPILTVSNVCENDEEPISDELKNSLSWTNPNESCTDTDDVIGYYIYYTSPFTQEKVLLDSINNPNILSYEHFVETSLAGCYQVTAIDSFYNESAAAQVCVETCIEYELPNVFTPNNDQHNDLFVPRHNQFVSSVNMSIFNRWGQLVYETNDPNINWDGTDIKSGELLKEGVYYYVCEVFEQTSDGIELVSLKLDGYIHLIRGQ; the protein is encoded by the coding sequence TAGCACTAACATGTTTATATGAAAACGCTTATGCAACCCATAATCAAGCAGGTCAAATAGAATACGTACACGCTCCACTTCCAGGCCAATCCTTTCGCTATTGTTTCACCATTATTACTTACAGTCGAAACGAAGCCACCTCCGCCGATCGTGACACCTTACTCGTAAATTTTGGAGATGGAACCTCAGGTGGTGCGCCCCGAACCAATGGTTCTGGAGTCCCCATACCCGGCACCTCTGTTAAATTCAATAGATACGAAATTTGTCACACCTATGGTGGACCATTCACGTATATTGTCACCATGCAAGACCCAAACAGAATTGCAGACATCATCAACATCAATTTTGGAGAATCCGTAGAAATACCCTTTTTCCTCCAAGACACTCTCATCATACGTGACCCCTCTATTTTTGGCTTCAATGATTCCCCACTCCTATTTCAGCCCCCAATAGATACCGCAAACGTAGGGTATACCTTCGTCCACAACCCCAATGCATATGATCCAGATGGTGATAGTTTGGTCTTCAAACTAATTCCACCACTTGCCAACATCAATACAGATGTGCCTGGTTATCAATATCCCGATGAAATCAACAACAATCCACCGACAGGAACCAACTCTATATCTCTCAACCCCAATACAGGTGAGTTTATATGGACAACTCCTCAAGTACCTGGAGTTTACAATATTGCCTTTCTAATATGCGAATTTAGAAATGGAATATTCATAGGCAACATGATTCGAGATATGCAAGTCGTTGTTGTAGACTCCAATAATAGTCCTCCGCAAATTGCAGAAGTTAACGATACCTGTGTCATTATTGGCGAACATCTCATCATCAACGTTAGGGCAACAGATACCGATATTCCTTCACAAAGCGTAAAATTTCAGGCTTTCGGAGGACCTTTTGAAGTAGAAGTCCCCTTAGCAGAATTCATTGTCTATGATGATGGTCCTGGATTTGCACTCGGCAACTTCAATTGGCAAACAGATTGTAGCCATATTTTCAGTCAAAAATATACCGTTGTATTCCGAGCTGAAGATAGTTTCTCACCGCCTTTGGTAGATTTGGAAACATGGCAAATCACCCTCGCCCCACCTCCAACACCCAACGTCACCTCCGAAATAGTAGGGCGTGATATACAAATAAATTGGGAATCACACAATTGTGCTGATAGCGAAAAATTTAGAGGTTATACCGTTTGGCGAAAGGCAGGTTGTGACAGCATGGACATTGACCGATGTAAATTAGGTTTGGGAGGCTTGGGATATACTTTACTCACCCCCGACCCCATCAAAAATCTATTTTTTGTAGATGATTCTGCCATCAGAGGTGTAAACTACTCCTACCGCATTGTAGCAGAATTTGCAGATGCTTTCACCAACTCCAATCCGCCCACTCCCTTCAATATCATTTCGAGCATGGCATCTGACAATACCTGCATAGAGTTGCCACAAAATGCACCTGTCATGACCAATGCTGATGTAGAAACCACCGACCCCGATAATGGTCAGATAAATGTTGCATGGTCTAAACCCAAAGCTGCCGCCCTTGATACAGTTGTCAATACAGGGCCTTATGTTTATGAACTTTACCGCTCAGTAGGTTTTGAAGGCAACAATCCAGCACTCATTGGTACTTGGACAGCCCAAACTTTTAGCGAAGCCAATGATACCACCTTTTTAGATGAGGGCTTAAACACGATTCAAAATGCCTATAGTTACACCGTCAAATTTTATACTGCTGGTGAACTGTTGGCCGAAACAGCCATTGCCTCCACCGTTTACCTAGGTACAAGCCCCGATGACAATGCTGTAAATTTGACTTGGAGTTTCAATGTGCCGTGGATCAACTATGAATACAACATCTTTAGAGAACAACCTGACGGTTCATTTATACAAATTGGAATCAGTGAAGAGGAAGCTTTTACAGACGAAGATTTGATAAACGGCAAAGAATACTGCTACTACATCCAAGCTATTGGCACTTATGGAAGTGATGGCATTGTAGATCCATTACTCAATCGTTCACAAATCACCTGTGAAATACCACGAGATATGATTCCTCCATGTCCTCCTATTCTGACGGTTTCCAATGTTTGTGAAAACGATGAAGAACCCATTTCTGACGAATTGAAAAACAGCTTATCTTGGACCAATCCGAATGAATCTTGTACTGACACCGATGACGTGATTGGATACTACATTTACTATACTTCTCCTTTTACACAAGAAAAAGTATTGTTGGATTCTATCAACAATCCCAATATCCTTTCCTACGAACATTTTGTAGAAACTTCGCTTGCAGGCTGTTATCAAGTAACTGCTATTGATTCTTTCTATAATGAAAGTGCTGCTGCCCAAGTTTGTGTCGAAACGTGTATTGAGTATGAATTGCCCAATGTTTTCACACCCAACAATGATCAACACAATGACTTGTTTGTGCCTCGCCACAATCAATTTGTCAGCAGCGTCAATATGAGTATTTTCAATCGTTGGGGACAACTTGTTTACGAAACCAACGACCCTAATATCAA